The sequence below is a genomic window from Candidatus Poribacteria bacterium.
CACTATGGCGTGACGCTCTGTGTTAAGGCACATGTCGGTGCAAGCATCTATAATACACCGACGACGCTCCGCATCATGGAAGCGATTTCGTCGCCAGCGTTTGGAATTGATATGGACCCGTCTCATATCCATCGAGCGGATGAAAATCCTGTGGAGGCGATCGCTGCTGTGATTTCGCGCGTCAAACACGTGCATATCCGCGATTGCAAGGGAATGGAACGGGGTCCCGGTGTCCCTGAATTGCAGGCGAACGGACGCGGGAACATCGACCTCGTCGGTTATATTCGCGTCCTGCATGAAAACGGTTATACCGGTCCGTTGAACCTTGAAGTGATCGGTGCGAAAGAGTATAGTTTAGAACAGTGCTGCACGATTGCTGCAGAGTCGCGTGGACACATGCAAGCGTGTCTGCAAGCGTGCGGTGCACGTTAATTCACGAATTTAGTAGGCGGGTTAGCAGCCTGCCTACTCGCAAAACTTTCTGGTCGTATACTAAAGTGCCTGCGATATGAACGATCCACTATGAACCTGTGGTAAAAGCAACGCTATTTTTTGTAAGTGGCAACCTGGGTTAAATATAAAATATAAAAGGAAGGAGAAAAGCGATGAAAGGTAGAGGATTGTTGACCATGCTTCTAATGTGCATCGTTTGCTTGGGTTGTGGATCTGAGAAAACTTCGGTGAAGGTTTCGGAGGAAGCTAAGGACTACAACAGTCGTGGGTTGGCAAAGGCAAAAAGCGGTGAATACATGGAGGCAATTGAGATGTATAATGCAGCCATCCGATTGGCTCCTAATTACGCAGCTGCCTACAACAATCGGGGAGTCGCAAAGAAAAGGCTCGGTGGATACCAAGGTGCAATCGCCGACTATGACGCTGCGATACGTTTGGATCCGAGCTTGGGGACACCTTACAACAACCGTGGGATTGTAAAGAAAAACCTTGGAGAATATAAGGAAGCGATCGCCGACTATGATACCGCTATTCGCCTGAAACCGAATTACGTAAACGCCCATTACAATCGCGGGGCTGCGAAGGCAAAACTCAATCAACACGAAGCGGCAATCACGGACTATGATACCGCCATTCGACTCAATCCTAAGTATACCAAAGCCTACTTCAGTCGGGGCGTATCTAAAGCAGATCTTGGTGAATACGAAGCAGCGATTGCGGATTACAATACCACTATTCAGATGAACTCGGGTGCTGCAACTGCCTACTACAACCGAGGAAACATCAAGAGTAAACTGGGTCAACATAAAGCGGCGATCACAGATTATGACACTGCCATTGAACTTGCCCGTAAGAATGATGGTGCTGTTGCATACTTCAATCGTGCGATAGCAAAAGCAGATATCGGTGAATACGAAGCAGCAACTGTTGACTATGATACCGCCATTCGGCTGGACCCGCATGATGCAGGTGCGTACTTCGGTCGCGGATTGGCGAAGAGTGCTCTTAACAAGACTTCAGAAGCGAAACAGGATTTCCAAACCGCCTTGAAATTCGCAACACAGGCGAACAATGCAGAACTAAAAGATGATATTGAAGATTTTTTAGGTCAAGGTGACTCAAATTCCAAAGGGGCACAAGTAGATATAGAACTGAAAGATGATGTTGAGGACTTTCTACGCCAATTTACAGTAAAATCGGAAACTATGTGAACACTTTGAGAAGTTACCCGCCTTCTCCGTTATCAGAACTGAAGTTGGATTTCTGATAAGGGAATGCCACTGTTAAACATCTGTACCGGTGGAATTTCCTCCTCTATTTCTGCCAATCCGCATAGCCAGTTCCATGTCAATTCACCCCTGCGCCGGTCGCGATAGGATTCTATTTCCGTTACGTATGGGTGCCTTCCTTGGTGTTGGTAAGGTGGAATTTCATCGGAATCCCGTACCCAATCCCGTTTGGGCACCGTGGTACGGAAGTAGGAAAATTTAATCATCCCCCGTTTATCGTCATTGAGTTTTGGACCCGCTTTATGCCAAATGCCATAACGGGTCATCGCGACGGTGCCTGCTGGAACGGTGAGTGAGAGTTGTCCGAGAATATCGCCGTAGTGAGCGATCGCCTCTCTATCCACGAGTCGATGATGGGAACCCGGCAATATCATTGTCGGTCCATCTTCAATTTTCACCTCTTTGGGGTAGTAATAACATTGGAGATGTGTGATCCCGTATCCGTATTCGGTGATCCCGTCGGAGTGCCACGTTTGCCCGCGGTGTGCGGCTTCAAAAAGATGATGATGTGCGCTCGTGGGCACGAGAAAATTCTCGCCCAGCAGTGAACGGACTACACCAGCCACTTCTGGGTGTAGTAGGACGTTCCGGCGGAATTCATCTGTAAGAACGAAGTCGTTGAGATGTCCACCCTGTACCGATTCACACTCCCGATTGAAGTCGACATCAATAATGTTTTCCAATGTGATATAGCCGTTATGGATAAACTGCATGACATCGTGATCATTTAGCGTTGGTTCAATGTTAATCATCGCGTTTTTCCTTTATACAAGCTTTTCCAAAATGAACTCATAAGTAAGATAGGCGTTGTCAACATCCGTA
It includes:
- a CDS encoding tetratricopeptide repeat protein, translated to MKGRGLLTMLLMCIVCLGCGSEKTSVKVSEEAKDYNSRGLAKAKSGEYMEAIEMYNAAIRLAPNYAAAYNNRGVAKKRLGGYQGAIADYDAAIRLDPSLGTPYNNRGIVKKNLGEYKEAIADYDTAIRLKPNYVNAHYNRGAAKAKLNQHEAAITDYDTAIRLNPKYTKAYFSRGVSKADLGEYEAAIADYNTTIQMNSGAATAYYNRGNIKSKLGQHKAAITDYDTAIELARKNDGAVAYFNRAIAKADIGEYEAATVDYDTAIRLDPHDAGAYFGRGLAKSALNKTSEAKQDFQTALKFATQANNAELKDDIEDFLGQGDSNSKGAQVDIELKDDVEDFLRQFTVKSETM
- a CDS encoding phytanoyl-CoA dioxygenase family protein, with protein sequence MINIEPTLNDHDVMQFIHNGYITLENIIDVDFNRECESVQGGHLNDFVLTDEFRRNVLLHPEVAGVVRSLLGENFLVPTSAHHHLFEAAHRGQTWHSDGITEYGYGITHLQCYYYPKEVKIEDGPTMILPGSHHRLVDREAIAHYGDILGQLSLTVPAGTVAMTRYGIWHKAGPKLNDDKRGMIKFSYFRTTVPKRDWVRDSDEIPPYQHQGRHPYVTEIESYRDRRRGELTWNWLCGLAEIEEEIPPVQMFNSGIPLSEIQLQF
- a CDS encoding sugar phosphate isomerase/epimerase, which encodes MKLGANSVLFGGYDMETAFKHIAMAGYDGIELSAIDGMSQHLVLANWQELANDIKGFAKTYEVELLAMEQPSRDPERMELAFQAAAEIGVPIINCGPGGASDDESAWPEVVDSLGSLSERAEHYGVTLCVKAHVGASIYNTPTTLRIMEAISSPAFGIDMDPSHIHRADENPVEAIAAVISRVKHVHIRDCKGMERGPGVPELQANGRGNIDLVGYIRVLHENGYTGPLNLEVIGAKEYSLEQCCTIAAESRGHMQACLQACGAR